From Anopheles coluzzii chromosome 3, AcolN3, whole genome shotgun sequence, the proteins below share one genomic window:
- the LOC120956636 gene encoding hepatocyte growth factor-regulated tyrosine kinase substrate isoform X1, with amino-acid sequence MFRTSVFDKSLENATSNLNLEPDWQAILVICDTIRQGDVNAKYAVGALKKKMQSPNPITAMYALLTLESIVKNCGTPVHDEIANKANCELFQNLVNTTKHEEVRAKMLELIQAWAYAFRSTIKYRSIKDTMNILKTEGHKFPELKEADAMFSSDIAPDWVDGDVCHRCRSQFTFTVRKHHCRNCGQVFCAQCSSKNSTLPKFGIEKEVRVCDGCYAQLQRPAGTLVKKPTEEEDLPAEYLSSSLAQQAQGPARKTDEELREEEELQLALALSQSEAETKQQAQARRSATFHSKAPESPEPQTPQAQVKRSPSPAEEPPADPELARYLNRNYWEQRQVMESPASPSAPSPMPSPMPSLQPSLLMTKSAPEDAEIDEFSNMMKTQVEIFVNRMKSNSSRGRSISCDSAVQTLFMNVTSLHGRLLTFIKDMDDKRMWYEQLQDKLTQIKDSRAALDVLRQEHQEKLQRIAEEQERQRQLQMAQKLEIMRKKKQEYLQYQRQVALQRIQEQEREMQMRQEQQKAQYRMGTAFPFMGPGPAPGPQGSPVHVGGYPAPGYGPYGPMPPTNGTMPQYQPQPQQQQQQQPQPPQQMFSPQHAGQYVGMPGATAPGVDGQVPMQQGPMQAPPPGQPGIIPPGMNVMPGQVPPPGGMNMPPGHMPGAPMMGPPQQPQQQPPQQQQQPQQQLPPPPPQGHPTGLMGGNPMQPPNAADMQQQQQQQPGQLPPQVTMQMPPAPMAPGPDTAPVTAAPPPPAAVAPPAPQQAQPVAPKLEPETAELISFD; translated from the exons ATGTTTCGTACGTCCGTGTTTGACAAAAGTTTGG AAAATGCCACCAGTAATCTCAACCTGGAACCGGACTGGCAAGCGATTCTGGTCATCTGTGATACAATCCGGCAGGGTGATGTGAA TGCCAAGTATGCTGTTGGGGCGCTCAAGAAGAAGATGCAGTCACCGAACCCGATCACGGCCATGTACGCACTGCTGACGCTGGAAAGCATTGTGAAGAACTGCGGCACGCCGGTGCACGATGAGATCGCGAACAAGGCCAACTGCGAGCTGTTCCAGAATCTGGTCAACACCACCAAGCACGAGGAGGTGCGGGCGAAGATGCTCGAGCTGATACAGGCCTGGGCCTACGCGTTCCGGTCCACCATCAAGTATCGCTCGATAAAG GATACGATGAACATTCTGAAAACGGAGGGCCACAAATTCCCGGAGCTGAAGGAAGCCGACGCCATGTTCTCGTCCGACATCGCCCCGGACTGGGTGGACGGGGACGTGTGCCACCGCTGCCGGTCCCAGTTCACGTTCACGGTGCGCAAGCACCACTGCCGCAACTGTGGCCAGGTGTTCTGTGCCCAGTGCTCGTCGAAGAACAGCACGCTGCCCAAGTTTGGCATCGAGAAGGAGGTGCGCGTATGCGACGGCTGCTACGCGCAGCTTCAACGACCGGCGGGCACGCTGGTGAAGAAACCGACCGAGGAGGAGGATCTGCCGGCCGAGTATCTGAGCAGCTCGCTGGCCCAGCAGGCACAGGGCCCCGCCCGCAAGACGGACGAGGAGCTGCGCGAAGAGGAGGAACTGCAGCTGGCCCTCGCGCTGAGCCAATCGGAGGCGGAAACGAAGCAGCAGGCGCAGGCTCGCCGATCGGCCACGTTCCACAGCAAGGCGCCGGAATCGCCGGAACCGCAGACGCCCCAGGCACAGGTAAAGCGAAGCCCATCGCCCGCCGAGGAACCGCCGGCCGACCCCGAGCTGGCACGCTACCTGAACCGCAACTACTGGGAGCAGCGGCAGGTGATGGAATCGCCGGCCTCCCCATCGGCGCCGAGCCCGATGCCCAGCCCGATGCCGTCGCTGCAGCCGAGCCTGCTGATGACGAAGAGTGCGCCCGAGGACGCGGAGATCGACGAGTTCTCGAACATGATGAAAACGCAGGTGGAAATCTTTGTCAACCGGATGAAATCGAACTCGAGCCGCGGGAGGAGCATCTCGTGCGACAGCGCGGTGCAGACGCTGTTCATGAACGTGACCTCGCTGCACGGCCGGCTGCTCACGTTCATCAAGGACATGGACGACAAGCGCATGTGGTACGAGCAGCTGCAGGACAAGCTGACGCAGAtcaaggattcgcgcgccgcGTTGGACGTGCTGCGGCAGGAGCATCAGGAGAAGCTGCAGCGCATCGCGGAGGAGCAGGAGCGGCAGCGCCAGCTGCAGATGGCCCAGAAGCTGGAGATTATgcgcaagaagaagcaggagTATCTGCAGTACCAGCGGCAGGTGGCATTGCAGCGCATCCAGGAGCAGGAGCGCGAGATGCAGATGCGCCAGGAGCAGCAGAAGGCGCAGTATCGTATGGGGACGGCCTTCCCATTCATGGGACCAGGGCCAGCTCCGGGTCCGCAGGGATCGCCGGTCCATGTCGGTGGATATCCGGCCCCTGGTTACGGGCCGTACGGACCGATGCCGCCAACGAACGGCACCATGCCACAGTATCAACCGCAgccgcaacaacagcagcagcagcaaccgcagcCACCGCAGCAGATGTTTTCGCCCCAGCACGCCGGGCAGTATGTCGGAATGCCGGGTGCGACTGCACCGGGAGTGGACGGGCAGGTACCGATGCAGCAAGGACCGATGCAAGCACCACCCCCGGGCCAGCCAGGGATTATTCCACCGGGGATGAACGTGATGCCGGGGCAGGTTCCACCACCGGGCGGTATGAATATGCCGCCcggtcacatgccaggtgcaCCGATGATGGGACCACCTCAGCAACCTCAGCAGCAACCGcctcaacaacagcaacaaccgcagcaacaattaccaccaccaccaccccaggGTCATCCGACCGGGCTGATGGGCGGAAATCCGATGCAACCGCCGAACGCTGCCGatatgcagcagcagcagcaacagcaaccggGTCAACTTCCACCGCAGGTCACCATGCAGATGCCACCGGCGCCGATGGCACCTGGGCCGGATACTGCACCGGTTACGgctgctcctcctccacccgctgctgttgctccacCGGCTCCCCAGCAGGCACAACCGGTCGCTCCGAAACTCGAGCCAGAGACGGCGGAATTAATTAGCTTTGATTGA
- the LOC120956636 gene encoding hepatocyte growth factor-regulated tyrosine kinase substrate isoform X2, whose translation MADTMNILKTEGHKFPELKEADAMFSSDIAPDWVDGDVCHRCRSQFTFTVRKHHCRNCGQVFCAQCSSKNSTLPKFGIEKEVRVCDGCYAQLQRPAGTLVKKPTEEEDLPAEYLSSSLAQQAQGPARKTDEELREEEELQLALALSQSEAETKQQAQARRSATFHSKAPESPEPQTPQAQVKRSPSPAEEPPADPELARYLNRNYWEQRQVMESPASPSAPSPMPSPMPSLQPSLLMTKSAPEDAEIDEFSNMMKTQVEIFVNRMKSNSSRGRSISCDSAVQTLFMNVTSLHGRLLTFIKDMDDKRMWYEQLQDKLTQIKDSRAALDVLRQEHQEKLQRIAEEQERQRQLQMAQKLEIMRKKKQEYLQYQRQVALQRIQEQEREMQMRQEQQKAQYRMGTAFPFMGPGPAPGPQGSPVHVGGYPAPGYGPYGPMPPTNGTMPQYQPQPQQQQQQQPQPPQQMFSPQHAGQYVGMPGATAPGVDGQVPMQQGPMQAPPPGQPGIIPPGMNVMPGQVPPPGGMNMPPGHMPGAPMMGPPQQPQQQPPQQQQQPQQQLPPPPPQGHPTGLMGGNPMQPPNAADMQQQQQQQPGQLPPQVTMQMPPAPMAPGPDTAPVTAAPPPPAAVAPPAPQQAQPVAPKLEPETAELISFD comes from the exons ATGGCG GATACGATGAACATTCTGAAAACGGAGGGCCACAAATTCCCGGAGCTGAAGGAAGCCGACGCCATGTTCTCGTCCGACATCGCCCCGGACTGGGTGGACGGGGACGTGTGCCACCGCTGCCGGTCCCAGTTCACGTTCACGGTGCGCAAGCACCACTGCCGCAACTGTGGCCAGGTGTTCTGTGCCCAGTGCTCGTCGAAGAACAGCACGCTGCCCAAGTTTGGCATCGAGAAGGAGGTGCGCGTATGCGACGGCTGCTACGCGCAGCTTCAACGACCGGCGGGCACGCTGGTGAAGAAACCGACCGAGGAGGAGGATCTGCCGGCCGAGTATCTGAGCAGCTCGCTGGCCCAGCAGGCACAGGGCCCCGCCCGCAAGACGGACGAGGAGCTGCGCGAAGAGGAGGAACTGCAGCTGGCCCTCGCGCTGAGCCAATCGGAGGCGGAAACGAAGCAGCAGGCGCAGGCTCGCCGATCGGCCACGTTCCACAGCAAGGCGCCGGAATCGCCGGAACCGCAGACGCCCCAGGCACAGGTAAAGCGAAGCCCATCGCCCGCCGAGGAACCGCCGGCCGACCCCGAGCTGGCACGCTACCTGAACCGCAACTACTGGGAGCAGCGGCAGGTGATGGAATCGCCGGCCTCCCCATCGGCGCCGAGCCCGATGCCCAGCCCGATGCCGTCGCTGCAGCCGAGCCTGCTGATGACGAAGAGTGCGCCCGAGGACGCGGAGATCGACGAGTTCTCGAACATGATGAAAACGCAGGTGGAAATCTTTGTCAACCGGATGAAATCGAACTCGAGCCGCGGGAGGAGCATCTCGTGCGACAGCGCGGTGCAGACGCTGTTCATGAACGTGACCTCGCTGCACGGCCGGCTGCTCACGTTCATCAAGGACATGGACGACAAGCGCATGTGGTACGAGCAGCTGCAGGACAAGCTGACGCAGAtcaaggattcgcgcgccgcGTTGGACGTGCTGCGGCAGGAGCATCAGGAGAAGCTGCAGCGCATCGCGGAGGAGCAGGAGCGGCAGCGCCAGCTGCAGATGGCCCAGAAGCTGGAGATTATgcgcaagaagaagcaggagTATCTGCAGTACCAGCGGCAGGTGGCATTGCAGCGCATCCAGGAGCAGGAGCGCGAGATGCAGATGCGCCAGGAGCAGCAGAAGGCGCAGTATCGTATGGGGACGGCCTTCCCATTCATGGGACCAGGGCCAGCTCCGGGTCCGCAGGGATCGCCGGTCCATGTCGGTGGATATCCGGCCCCTGGTTACGGGCCGTACGGACCGATGCCGCCAACGAACGGCACCATGCCACAGTATCAACCGCAgccgcaacaacagcagcagcagcaaccgcagcCACCGCAGCAGATGTTTTCGCCCCAGCACGCCGGGCAGTATGTCGGAATGCCGGGTGCGACTGCACCGGGAGTGGACGGGCAGGTACCGATGCAGCAAGGACCGATGCAAGCACCACCCCCGGGCCAGCCAGGGATTATTCCACCGGGGATGAACGTGATGCCGGGGCAGGTTCCACCACCGGGCGGTATGAATATGCCGCCcggtcacatgccaggtgcaCCGATGATGGGACCACCTCAGCAACCTCAGCAGCAACCGcctcaacaacagcaacaaccgcagcaacaattaccaccaccaccaccccaggGTCATCCGACCGGGCTGATGGGCGGAAATCCGATGCAACCGCCGAACGCTGCCGatatgcagcagcagcagcaacagcaaccggGTCAACTTCCACCGCAGGTCACCATGCAGATGCCACCGGCGCCGATGGCACCTGGGCCGGATACTGCACCGGTTACGgctgctcctcctccacccgctgctgttgctccacCGGCTCCCCAGCAGGCACAACCGGTCGCTCCGAAACTCGAGCCAGAGACGGCGGAATTAATTAGCTTTGATTGA